Proteins found in one Terriglobales bacterium genomic segment:
- a CDS encoding DUF3455 domain-containing protein, whose product MSTFLLISPTRLVVLFCFASGRDATIRCMTRALLPIAAMFAIIVQASGQGSSSSSPDVPDKLKAPAGENLILKAQGSGSQIYVCKQQADNKFAWTLKAPEAELRDDQGKVIGHHYAGPAWKHADDSEVTGKAIARVDSPNSDSIPWLLVSAVGHSGNGVFTPVTTIQRINTKGGQPPAATECDVSRKNTEVKSSYTADYYFYAPAK is encoded by the coding sequence ATGTCGACATTCCTGCTTATCAGCCCGACCCGACTGGTGGTGTTGTTTTGCTTCGCCTCCGGGCGCGATGCTACCATCCGCTGCATGACTAGAGCACTTTTGCCAATAGCAGCCATGTTCGCAATCATCGTCCAGGCAAGCGGACAAGGAAGTTCCAGCTCCAGCCCTGATGTGCCGGACAAACTCAAGGCGCCGGCCGGCGAGAATCTCATTTTGAAGGCGCAGGGGTCGGGGTCGCAGATTTACGTGTGCAAGCAACAAGCGGACAACAAGTTTGCCTGGACCCTGAAAGCGCCGGAGGCAGAACTTCGTGATGACCAGGGAAAAGTTATTGGACATCATTACGCCGGGCCCGCCTGGAAGCATGCCGATGACAGCGAGGTCACAGGGAAAGCCATCGCCCGCGTTGATTCACCCAATTCCGACTCAATTCCCTGGCTGTTGGTTAGCGCTGTCGGCCATTCCGGAAACGGTGTGTTCACCCCTGTCACTACCATCCAGAGGATTAACACCAAGGGTGGTCAGCCACCGGCGGCGACCGAATGCGATGTCTCCAGGAAAAATACCGAAGTGAAAAGTAGCTATACGGCAGACTACTACTTCTACGCGCCAGCTAAGTAG
- a CDS encoding PP2C family protein-serine/threonine phosphatase: protein MAGTAQTQVAELLRDQLPRIIAGTFFVLAALVAFAIASIRRASGVKFLVWLAVWTGIFGINELLVIPAVGDLLPPWLRAFLHVSLSYLVLVAAALAFLQVSVGALRVLVKFLLAADILIAVLGIGAFLTSGSADAFMPINSLLAVVGSTVLCVVVLVPPLWRRYLVLPHHRVLTVGTLVFAAQSVYGNLSTAFQYSCPDILGSLGFAAFLLSFGYTAMDMIVSNERRLLSIDNELAIARQLQLSILPSGVPQASKLRVAASYLPMTSVAGDFYQFLPMDDHHTGFLVADVSGHGVPAALIASMIKTAMHSIDGCAQQPAEVLRRLSTVLFSDLRGQFVSVAYLWIDSESKTATYSAAGHPPLLLWRAVDHDLLRIESNGLLLGVVPEVEFPQRSLQLAAGDRILLYTDGVTEPENEAGEAFGDQRLEQVIRENQSGSAAELSEHLVTEIRSWQSASVNQQDDITLVVIDVL from the coding sequence ATGGCGGGAACTGCGCAAACCCAGGTAGCAGAATTGCTCCGCGATCAACTCCCACGGATTATCGCCGGGACCTTCTTCGTGCTGGCGGCACTGGTGGCCTTTGCCATCGCGAGCATTCGACGAGCCAGCGGTGTGAAGTTCCTGGTTTGGCTGGCGGTTTGGACGGGCATATTCGGCATCAACGAACTGCTGGTAATCCCGGCGGTCGGAGATCTTCTTCCGCCTTGGTTGCGTGCGTTTTTGCATGTCTCCCTGTCGTACCTGGTCCTGGTGGCCGCCGCACTCGCGTTCCTCCAAGTCAGCGTCGGTGCACTTCGCGTTCTTGTCAAATTTCTCCTCGCAGCCGACATCCTAATCGCGGTTCTGGGGATCGGAGCCTTCCTTACCTCCGGCTCCGCAGATGCGTTCATGCCGATAAACAGCCTGCTGGCCGTGGTCGGCAGTACGGTGCTGTGTGTTGTGGTGCTGGTGCCACCGCTCTGGCGACGCTACCTGGTTCTTCCCCATCACAGGGTTCTGACGGTCGGCACGCTGGTATTTGCGGCCCAATCCGTATACGGAAACCTCTCAACCGCGTTTCAATACTCTTGTCCGGACATTCTCGGCTCATTGGGATTCGCGGCCTTTCTGTTGTCCTTTGGTTATACCGCCATGGACATGATCGTCTCCAACGAGCGCCGCCTGCTCTCCATCGACAACGAACTGGCCATCGCGCGCCAGTTGCAGCTCTCGATTCTGCCGTCCGGGGTGCCGCAAGCGAGCAAGCTCCGCGTGGCTGCTTCCTATTTGCCCATGACCTCGGTCGCAGGCGACTTTTACCAGTTCCTTCCTATGGATGATCACCACACTGGCTTCCTGGTGGCCGACGTCAGTGGTCATGGTGTGCCCGCCGCCCTGATCGCCTCGATGATTAAAACCGCGATGCACTCGATTGACGGTTGCGCCCAGCAACCCGCCGAGGTGCTACGCCGTCTTAGCACGGTCCTGTTCTCCGATCTTCGGGGGCAATTTGTCTCCGTCGCTTATCTATGGATCGACAGCGAGTCGAAAACCGCCACTTACTCCGCTGCCGGCCATCCGCCCCTCCTACTCTGGCGCGCCGTCGATCACGACCTCCTGCGCATCGAAAGTAATGGCCTGCTGTTGGGCGTCGTGCCCGAAGTCGAATTTCCTCAACGGAGCCTTCAGCTCGCTGCGGGCGACCGTATCCTGCTCTACACCGATGGAGTTACCGAGCCTGAGAACGAGGCAGGCGAAGCCTTCGGCGATCAGCGACTCGAGCAGGTCATCCGCGAGAACCAGTCAGGTTCCGCTGCCGAACTGTCAGAACATCTGGTCACGGAAATCCGTAGCTGGCAATCCGCTTCCGTCAACCAGCAGGATGACATCACCCTGGTCGTTATCGACGTGCTCTAG